A single region of the Halorussus gelatinilyticus genome encodes:
- a CDS encoding ribose 1,5-bisphosphate isomerase, producing MDAELHESVEEAASDIASMEIRGAATIADAAAEALAAQAEDSTADDPAAFRAEMRAAARRLRETRPTAVSLPNALRYVLRGMDGETVPDLRESVVESAREFRRELDQAQENLGRIGANRLRDGDTVMTHCHSTDALSCVEAALDQGKEIEAIVKETRPRKQGHITAKQLREWDVPVTLVVDNAARRYLDETDHVLVGADSIAADGSVINKIGTSGLAVNARERGVPIMVAAQTLKLHPDTMTGHTVEIEMRDEREVLTEDEELEIDGETDGESFAIENPAFDVTPPRYVDAIVTERGQFPPESIVTLMRELFGDQQGGEPWEE from the coding sequence ATGGACGCCGAGCTTCACGAGAGCGTCGAGGAGGCCGCCAGCGACATCGCCAGCATGGAAATTCGCGGTGCGGCAACCATCGCCGACGCCGCGGCCGAGGCGCTCGCCGCGCAGGCCGAGGACAGCACGGCCGACGACCCCGCGGCGTTTCGCGCGGAGATGCGCGCCGCGGCGCGGCGACTCCGCGAGACCAGACCGACCGCGGTCAGCCTGCCGAACGCGCTCCGGTACGTCCTCCGCGGGATGGACGGCGAGACGGTGCCCGACCTCCGCGAGTCGGTGGTCGAGAGCGCCCGCGAGTTCCGGCGCGAACTCGACCAAGCCCAGGAGAATCTGGGGCGCATCGGCGCGAACCGCCTGCGCGACGGCGACACCGTGATGACCCACTGCCACTCGACCGACGCGCTCTCCTGCGTCGAGGCGGCCTTGGATCAGGGCAAGGAAATCGAAGCCATCGTCAAGGAGACCCGGCCGCGCAAGCAGGGCCACATCACCGCCAAGCAACTCCGCGAGTGGGACGTTCCCGTCACGCTGGTCGTGGACAACGCGGCCCGCCGATACCTCGACGAGACCGACCACGTGCTGGTCGGCGCGGACTCCATCGCGGCTGACGGGTCGGTCATCAACAAGATCGGGACCTCCGGACTGGCGGTCAACGCCCGCGAACGGGGCGTCCCCATCATGGTCGCGGCCCAGACGCTGAAGCTCCACCCCGATACGATGACGGGCCACACCGTCGAAATCGAGATGCGCGACGAGCGGGAGGTCCTGACCGAGGACGAGGAACTCGAAATCGACGGCGAGACCGACGGCGAGAGCTTCGCAATCGAGAACCCCGCGTTCGACGTGACGCCGCCGCGCTACGTGGACGCCATCGTGACCGAGCGCGGGCAGTTCCCCCCCGAGAGCATCGTGACGCTGATGCGCGAACTGTTCGGCGACCAGCAGGGCGGCGAGCCGTGGGAGGAGTAG
- the hmgA gene encoding hydroxymethylglutaryl-CoA reductase (NADPH) gives MTDDSAASDSDASAASDPEALAELVREGELRLHELDDRTDAETAAAARRRLLELETDADVETIGDYALDAEQAADTAIENMVGAAQIPMGVAGPVQVAGGAADGEFYLPLATTEGALLASVNRGLSVIATAGGSDARVTKSGMTRAPVFRVGGIAEAEEVVSWVRENTDRLREAAESTTSHGELVDVDTYVVGDSVYLRFVYDTKDAMGMNMATIATREAADLVEEETPASLVALSGNLCSDKKPAAINAVEGRGRSVTADVTIPRETVEDRLHTTPEAIEEANTRKNLVGSAKAGALGFNAHAANVVAAAFLATGQDAAQVVEGANAITTVEAREDALYASVSLASLEVGTVGGGTKLPTQSEALDVLGLRGGGDPAGSNADALAEIIAVGALAGELSLLAALASRHLSSAHEDLGR, from the coding sequence ATGACCGACGACTCCGCCGCGAGCGATTCGGACGCCAGCGCCGCGAGCGACCCCGAGGCGCTCGCAGAGTTGGTCCGCGAGGGCGAATTGCGCCTCCACGAACTCGACGACCGCACCGACGCCGAGACGGCCGCGGCGGCCCGCAGGCGACTCCTCGAACTGGAGACCGACGCCGACGTCGAGACCATCGGCGACTACGCGCTCGACGCCGAGCAGGCCGCCGACACCGCCATCGAGAACATGGTGGGCGCGGCCCAGATTCCGATGGGAGTCGCCGGGCCGGTGCAGGTCGCGGGTGGCGCGGCCGACGGCGAGTTCTACCTGCCGCTTGCCACGACCGAGGGCGCGCTGCTGGCGAGCGTCAACCGAGGGCTATCGGTCATCGCGACCGCCGGCGGTTCGGACGCGCGCGTCACCAAATCGGGCATGACCCGCGCGCCGGTGTTCCGCGTCGGCGGCATCGCGGAGGCCGAGGAAGTCGTCTCGTGGGTCCGCGAGAACACCGACCGGCTCCGGGAGGCCGCCGAATCGACCACCAGCCACGGCGAACTCGTCGACGTGGACACCTACGTCGTCGGCGATTCGGTCTACCTGCGGTTCGTCTACGACACTAAAGACGCGATGGGGATGAACATGGCGACCATCGCCACCCGAGAAGCGGCCGACCTCGTGGAGGAGGAGACGCCCGCCTCGCTGGTCGCGCTCTCGGGTAACCTCTGCTCGGACAAGAAGCCCGCCGCCATCAACGCGGTCGAGGGACGGGGCCGGAGCGTCACGGCGGACGTGACGATTCCGCGCGAGACGGTCGAAGACCGCCTCCACACCACGCCGGAGGCCATCGAGGAGGCCAACACCCGCAAGAACCTCGTCGGGAGCGCGAAGGCCGGAGCCCTCGGCTTCAACGCCCACGCCGCGAACGTCGTCGCCGCGGCGTTCCTCGCCACCGGACAGGACGCCGCGCAGGTCGTGGAAGGGGCCAACGCCATCACGACCGTCGAGGCCCGCGAGGACGCGCTGTACGCCAGCGTGAGTCTCGCCAGTCTGGAGGTCGGTACGGTCGGCGGCGGCACCAAGCTCCCCACTCAGTCGGAGGCCCTCGACGTGCTGGGCCTGCGCGGCGGCGGCGACCCCGCCGGGAGCAACGCCGACGCGCTCGCCGAAATCATCGCCGTGGGCGCGCTCGCCGGGGAACTCTCGCTGCTCGCGGCGCTCGCCTCTCGGCACCTGTCGAGCGCCCACGAGGACCTCGGGCGCTGA
- the icd gene encoding isocitrate dehydrogenase (NADP(+)), producing the protein MSYDKVEVPESGEPVTVAEEGEDGLEVPENPIIPIIHGDGIGQDVGPAAQKVLSKAAEATGREVNWMRLYAGESARQKYGEDVNLPDETVEAIREHRVAIKGPLTTPVGAGFRSLNVALRQTLDLYANVRPTYYLDGVPSPMKAPEEMDMVTFRENTEDVYAGIEWEQGTEEVEKVRNFVEEEMGFDETMHEGPIGLGLKPISEKGSKRLVREAIDYAIENDRDKVTLVHKGNIMKFTEGQFGDWGMEVADEEYPDDEVFAAPDSLWEEQDEVDIPEDAVMVEERLADAMLQWMQLRTDEFDVLAMPNLNGDYLSDAAGAQIGGLGIAPGANFGDNRCLAEPVHGSAPKRAGQDKANPSALILSGRLLFEYLGWDDTGQLIRDAVEQTISSGTVTYDLARQREDAEKVSTTEYAEAICDNIDDLA; encoded by the coding sequence ATGAGCTACGACAAGGTGGAAGTCCCCGAAAGCGGGGAGCCGGTTACCGTCGCGGAGGAAGGCGAAGACGGACTCGAAGTTCCCGAGAACCCCATCATCCCCATCATTCACGGGGACGGCATCGGTCAGGACGTCGGTCCGGCCGCCCAGAAGGTCCTCAGCAAGGCCGCCGAGGCGACCGGCCGCGAGGTCAACTGGATGCGACTCTACGCGGGCGAGAGCGCCCGACAGAAGTACGGCGAGGACGTCAACCTCCCCGACGAGACGGTCGAGGCCATCCGCGAGCACCGCGTGGCCATCAAGGGGCCGCTCACGACCCCCGTCGGCGCTGGCTTCCGGTCGCTGAACGTCGCGCTCCGTCAGACGCTCGACCTCTACGCGAACGTCCGGCCGACCTACTACCTCGACGGCGTTCCCTCCCCGATGAAAGCGCCCGAGGAGATGGACATGGTCACGTTCCGGGAGAACACCGAGGACGTGTACGCGGGCATCGAGTGGGAGCAGGGCACCGAGGAAGTCGAGAAGGTCCGGAACTTCGTCGAGGAGGAGATGGGCTTCGACGAGACGATGCACGAGGGTCCCATCGGTCTCGGTCTCAAGCCCATCTCCGAGAAGGGCAGCAAGCGCCTCGTCCGCGAGGCCATCGACTACGCCATCGAGAACGACCGCGACAAGGTCACGCTGGTCCACAAGGGCAACATCATGAAGTTCACCGAGGGCCAGTTCGGCGACTGGGGCATGGAGGTCGCCGACGAGGAGTACCCCGACGACGAGGTCTTCGCCGCGCCCGACTCGCTCTGGGAGGAGCAGGACGAGGTGGACATCCCGGAGGACGCCGTGATGGTCGAGGAGCGCCTCGCCGACGCGATGCTCCAGTGGATGCAGCTGCGCACCGACGAGTTCGACGTGCTCGCGATGCCGAACCTCAACGGCGACTACCTCAGCGACGCCGCGGGTGCCCAAATCGGCGGTCTGGGCATCGCGCCCGGCGCGAACTTCGGTGACAACCGCTGTCTCGCCGAACCGGTCCACGGCTCCGCGCCCAAGCGCGCCGGACAGGACAAGGCCAACCCGAGCGCGCTCATCCTCTCGGGTCGGCTCCTGTTCGAGTACCTCGGCTGGGACGACACCGGCCAGCTCATCCGCGACGCCGTCGAGCAGACCATCTCGTCGGGCACGGTCACGTACGACCTCGCCCGCCAGCGCGAGGACGCCGAGAAGGTCTCGACCACCGAGTACGCCGAGGCCATCTGCGACAACATCGACGACCTCGCGTAG
- a CDS encoding cupin domain-containing protein, translating to MEVVPKDAEESTEAVDGVHLSLLAGADEMNVQHFFIEPDAEVPEHSHPNEQTGFITNGTLTFLVDGEEIDVSEGDSYAIPGDEPHAAENRGDVPVEGVDIFSPPRENPDWKD from the coding sequence ATGGAAGTCGTACCCAAAGACGCCGAGGAGTCCACCGAAGCCGTCGATGGCGTCCACCTCTCGCTGCTCGCGGGTGCCGACGAGATGAACGTCCAGCACTTCTTCATCGAACCCGACGCGGAGGTGCCCGAACACAGCCATCCCAACGAACAGACCGGCTTCATCACGAACGGAACGCTGACTTTCCTCGTGGACGGCGAGGAAATCGACGTGAGCGAGGGCGACTCGTACGCCATCCCCGGCGACGAACCTCACGCCGCCGAGAACCGCGGCGACGTGCCCGTCGAGGGCGTGGACATCTTCAGCCCACCGCGCGAGAATCCGGACTGGAAGGACTGA
- a CDS encoding DUF5817 domain-containing protein encodes MYAVVGCSDCQALKIVEGRPETTQCPRCGKRRKFEKLKKFVETDDEDHAREVRSSILANRQGEGETFAELDSFSEMESQVEEAGVSDDEYLEASGIDTDEVEAAAERVENRSASTRGSSRKDTVLAALRELDRPTEDEVVAHAGEEGVPAEYVRDALDKLTRRGEVSESRGRYRLL; translated from the coding sequence ATGTACGCCGTCGTGGGGTGTAGCGACTGTCAGGCGCTCAAAATCGTGGAGGGTCGCCCGGAGACCACGCAGTGTCCCCGATGCGGCAAGCGCCGGAAGTTCGAGAAGCTGAAGAAGTTCGTGGAGACCGACGACGAGGACCACGCCCGCGAGGTCCGGTCGTCGATACTCGCCAACCGGCAGGGCGAAGGCGAGACGTTCGCCGAATTGGACTCCTTCAGCGAGATGGAGTCGCAGGTCGAGGAGGCTGGCGTCTCGGACGACGAGTATCTGGAAGCGTCGGGCATCGACACCGACGAGGTCGAGGCGGCCGCCGAGCGCGTCGAGAACCGGTCGGCCAGCACGCGCGGGTCCTCGCGGAAGGACACCGTGCTGGCGGCCCTGCGGGAACTCGACCGGCCGACCGAGGACGAGGTGGTCGCGCACGCCGGCGAGGAGGGCGTCCCGGCCGAGTACGTCCGCGACGCGCTCGACAAACTGACCCGCCGCGGCGAGGTCAGCGAGAGTCGCGGGCGCTACCGGTTGCTCTGA